A region of the Yarrowia lipolytica chromosome 1C, complete sequence genome:
CCTTGTTGAGCTGCCAAGCAGAGTCGATAGCCATGGTCACAAACTGCAGTGTCTCCGGGCTTGGCCTGGCcatcttccacagctcGGTTCAGGTGATCTTCCGAATCCGACGCTATACGTGGGGAATCCGATGTGTACGCGCTCTTTGGTGTGGTGTTCCTTGGTGTTCCTTGGTGTTCCTTGGTGTTCCTTGGTTACTTCATGCTCCTTGGTGTTCCTTCATGCTCTTGGTGCTCCCTGGTgcttctttcttcttcctgggCCCACTCGGGATTGTTCACTCGTGATAGTTTCAGCTTGGCCTGACAAAAGATGTCCGAGGTCCGAATCTGGGGATCAGGCCGAGGTATGGCCAAAGCTGCTCTACCACCGAGGACACTGGGTCCACACCTAGAGACAAATCCAACGGCCGGTTTCTGGGAGAGATTGGCCTGAAACATTACATGCGCGTTGCCTTCTTACTCAGACTGGCTGATCATTCTCACTCGCGTACGCGCAGGAGGCCGTCGAGTCCACTGACGCCATTATGAACCAGCCCACGTGCTGTCTGATAGCGGCTGAAGACTGGGCGTTCAGGGCCCTCGCTGACAAGTGCGGTTTCGTGCAGACCGACACCTTCTGTCAGGGAGACAAGGCGGTGTATGTTTTTGTTCGGCCAATGAATGGTCGCATCCGGATTGGTGGACAGCTCCTAGCACTTGTGTAGCGTCTGTGGCTTGATCCGCTTCATGGACATTTACACAAAGAGACGGGCTTTCAGCCATTGCACAAGTAGGGAGAAAAAACGacccaccaagaagaaaaaacgACCAACATCTGATAACGGCATGTTATACCGGTTGAGTTGTCGCAGATGACAAGATAGAACGTTAAGAACGCCTCGTGGAACTAGGATTCCACCCCTTTCAGGCGGCTATCTTCCTCTCGGCTCTTCCCCTCGTCTGTCGTGAATAATTCTTGACACCACCGACCGAACTAGCCCATATTTTGGCACCATTGCGAGCTCTCAGATCTACTGTAGCCGTCAGACGTCAAGTTTGTGGCACTAAGCAGATTGCAATAGACGGTATTTATATGAACGGAGATAGGGTCGACAGCATCGACATATGATGAGGACAAACCTCTTGAATCGGCAGCAGGTTAGTCCGATCAGATCAACCGAGAaaccggtactgtacaggtaagagtacaagtacaagtaccaagACTCCCAGCAAAAGACACCATTCTTAGCGGTATTGCGCTGTAGGATCTCACACCTAATCAGTCTGACAGATGGATACTAGCTTGACACATGAATGCTGGTTTGACAGATGAATACTGATTTGACGCATGAATACTGGCTTGACACAAGGCTATAGCTGGATGCAAATGGCCGATCGTCACACACTTATATATACCAGCTGCGGAATTGTGTGCTATTTTCTCAACCATGGCAAATGCCTGAGTCCTCTCTATCTACCAAATCCCCCTCCGCCCGCCCTCTACACCCCTTTCCACAGTGGGAAAACTCGCTGACTTTGTGACTGACGTTGAGCATCTACCGGAAATGCATTTTCTGGAGCCTAGTCATTTGTTTTCCGATTGTCATGGACGGTTATGACGGGTTTCTGATTCCTTCCTTCTACGCAATTCCTTCCTTCGGACGGAGATTCGGCGTCCCGCTGCCAGACGGCTCCTACACAATCGAGACCAAATGGCAAACAGCTTTCCTGGTTGGAGCACCCATTGGCCGAATCACGGGAGCTCTGGAGTCTGTCATTTGACCGACAAGTACGGTTGCAAGAAGGTCAAGTTGATCCCCCTGATTCTGTTGTCAGCAGTGGTGTTTCTGGTCTTCTTTGCAACCAACAAGTCCATGCTGTGTGCTGGCTGGACGATTTCGGGGCTCATTTGGGGAGtcttcaacaccatgacGCCGACCTATGTTCCTGAAATCTGTCCAGTGAGTCTTCGAAGCACGTTTGCAGCTGCCATCAACCTCTCATGGGTCAttggccagctcctggCGATTGCTGTCATCACCGGCCCCGAGCCCAAACCCAACGACTGGCCCTACCCAATTCCCATGGCGATGCAATGGGTGTTTCCAGCCGTGCTCATTCCGATCATTCTGTTCATGTCCGAGTCTTCATGGTGGACTCTCAAACAGGACGACGAACAGGGATCTCGAAAGACCCTCGAACAAGTCGTGGACAAGATGTCGACATTGACGCCTACATCGAGTAAATGTGGCAGACAATccaggaggaagacgactCGGGAAAGTTTTCCGACTGCTTCAGAGGAACCGATCTCCGACGAACAGAAATCTGTTGTCTCAGCTACTCATTCCAGCCTCTGTGTGGACTGTACTTGCTGCCCTACGCTGCCTACTTTCTGAAACTCACAGGAATTCCTCAGAACGTGGTGTTCAGAATGACGCTGGAAATCACAGGCTTAGCAGTCATGGCCTCTCTGGTCGCCCCCATCATCATTATTCACTTCAAACGAAGAACCCTGTACATGGGTGCTCTCGCCATCATGGCATGCACATTGTTTGGAATGGGAATCACAGAAATTTTCGATACTCCGACTGCAAAAAGGGCCGCCGGAGTGCTCATTTACGTCTGGGTGGGCACGTACGACGCCACTGTCGGCCCACTGACCTACGTCATTGAGTCTGAAACCTCGTCGGTCCAACTGCGTTCCAATACGTTGCTCTGGCTTCAatctcaaactccttcatgatgctcctgctccatATCACGGTGCCATACATGATGAACGAGATGAAGACTGATATGGGGGCCTACTTCGGGTTTATCTATGGGCCTTTTTGTATCGTGGCCATTGTTTGGGCCTATTTCCGACTTCCCGAGCTCAAGGGGATGAGTTTCCTTGAGTGAGAGAGGCTATACCAGGCAAAGAAGCAGAGcaagcagctcgagaagcCACCCACAACATTATCACTCGAGTCTCCTGCAGGATAAGCAGAAGCCACTATTAGCTCCATCTCTTTTTCTTGAAATCAATTGCAAAATAAATGATATGTATATGGCTAGAACTCGTACCCAATTAGACAGAGCAGCGTTTGTGGGACACAGGTTAGTGGCGAAATGGTTCGGCACTCTTGATGATGTTCATGAGATACACGGGCGCAATATCGCTTCGTGGCCGCACACGTCGCCACATGTTGAGGGCCTTGATCTTTTTCGCTGCAAGAATGGTTTTGAGagccagagagcccagAAGCGGGATATCGTGAGATCAGACTAGAGGGGCTAGAGCAAGAACTCCACATGCAGTATAAAAGTCCATGGGGATTATCTCGTcgttgaagaaggaaaccttggccttgatcTGCTTGGAAGGCTGGAACAGCTTCATCAAGTGCTAGCTGTTCTTGATGGACAGATCCACGGCCTGGACCAGGACAAGTTCCTGGCGGAGTTATCCGACGACCACCCTATTCTaatcatctccaccaaggGCCATTGGTGACTCTTGAGCAGCACAGAGTGCCCTCTCCAACCTGGACGGTTCCTCAGGGGAAACCTCTGTTTGCGACTCTATGACAACTATCTGCCAGGATAATGTCAAGGTGCCTATTCACTCGCCCATTGTGGCTTGACTTCTGGTGCGCCGTCGAAAAACGCCCCGCTTTCCTCCTCGAACATCTTCTAGTCGAAGTCAGAGAAACACCAAGATAGGCAATGGCCCGCTGAAACACTCGTGCCCACACCATCCACGTGTACTCAGTGGTCGAGCTGGCCTGCTCATACCTTTCCTCTGCCATGGCGTCTCTGGACTGGAGCAAACTGAGGGGAGGGGATGACGGCCCGAGCCATGGTCATCATTGTAGCTGGTGGGCCGGGTATCTTCATTTTGGGCGACTTCCCCAGAAGGGCCTACTTGGCTCCCTTTGGTCGTTTCTTGACcattgtattgtattgcAACTGCACCAGTACTTTTGGTTGAGTCGAATATATTGATGGAAGAAACCcgtgatatatatactctCTGAAgactcttttttttttttttttttttttttttttttttttttgacgACGCGTCAATAATTTTGTGGATAGTTGGAGACACAGTTCTTACCTCTACAATAGCCAGATCTGCCAGTATATGATAGATACATAatgttcacgtgatgatCACAAGCAGAttgttttcttttcttttctcttcttttctcttctgtctAGCTAACTCCAAGTTGCATGTGAGTACTTTCCATCAACTTTTCGCGTTTGTTAAATTAAAATCGTGTTTAAAAGACGCGTTCCAAAACTATGCCCTTGATATTTTCATCATTTGGGCTGCTGAGAGGATCTAATTTATACCATACGAAAGCTCTCAAAACACCGGTTACGAATATCCACTTTTCAGGTTTATATCTCCCCTGTGTCCGATGTTAACACACTTTACTGTTCAGCATCAGACTAGTTGAAGCGTCTTGAAGTGTGAACATTTGTTACATCCGTATCGCAGAGAAATTCACTATTCACACCTCTTGTCATCTCCCGTTTGAATATGGGCTCTGATCGCAACACTTAGTCATGATTTGTAAGATGTTTGGTGAGCCTGTACAAACAACCAAGGTCACCGTAATAGGACCATCTATCGTAATAATGGTCCAGTGAATGGCATCAAAGTGTCATAGAGCCATAGTAATATCAGTTTATATCAGCTCGCGTTGTTCACAGATCCGAGAGCACCTTCTCTCGTCCAAAGTTGGTCAGTCTAAAAGTCGAGAGGAAGTCATCTCTGGCGTGGTAAGCTCCACACATTCGTCTGTTTCCGACAAAGCCCTTTCTTCCATGCAGAACTCTCCAGTTATCAAAGATGAGACACTCACCAGCCACCAGCTTGCAAACGTACTCAAACTTGGGGTCGGTGAGAATGCCGTTCCACTGCCGAATGGCCTTGTAGAACTTGGGCACATCTTCGGGGCTGTCCCAGGTATCCATCACAGATCGGTCGTCGTTGTTCCATCGCACCTGCTGCAGCTCTCCGGTGATGGGGTCGTGGGTGAACACAGGCTGGGGAACCTCGGGGGTGATACACACGCTGTCCTCTCCGGCAGAGTGGGCCGGGATTCGGACCCGAGAAAGCAGCTCGTAGCCCTCCGGGTTGAGTTTCTTAAACTCCTGGGCGGCTCGGAATCCGTCTACCAGCATGTTTTCGCCACCCTTGCCATCATGGTGCAGACAGTGGAACAGCTGCAGACCGGGCGTGTCAGTCCAGTAAGTACCGTCGGTGTGCGAGGCCAGGTGGAAGTTTGTGTAAGCAGTGTCGTTCATGGCGAGATCGGCGGTGAAGTCCCAGAAGCCGCCGTAGTGAGTATGTTTGATGTGGGCCAGTCGCTCGCACAGCTTCTCGGTGTCTTCGGGAGTGGCGGGGACTCCAGACACGAAGCAGAACCCGTCGGCGTAGATCTTCTTGCTCCATTCGGCCAAGCCCTTGTCGGTCTTCATCACGTCTTCGAACTTGACAGTGGGCTTGTCGGCTTCGATATCGGCTGCCAGCCAGTACTTCTTGCGGACCTGCGTGTCGAGCTGGGCAGGGCCGGTCTTGGTCTGggtcttgggcttggagtAGTTGTGGCGGTTGAGCCAGTCCACGGGGTAAGAGGACACGTGGCCGTCGTGCTTCCAGGTCACGTCCCAGTTGTCACCGTTCAGGGCAACCTTGGAGGGCTGCACGTCTTCAGGAATGGCAAAGGTGTTCTGCAGACGCTGCTTGGTCAGCGGATGGTAGTGCTCCTGGCATCTGCAGTTGTCTCGCAGCCAGATGTTGTGGAACGAGCCGATCGAGTCGAAAGTGGTAGTGTCCTGGTTGAATGACATGCTGATTAGAGAGGAGCTGTAAGTCGTACGTTGTACACTGGTGCGTCTGCTTCATCTTACGTGGGGTAGAATATATATGTATGCTGATTGGGTTTGCCGGCGGGAAACGGACTCCGAAAGATGCCAAAAAAGGTAGGTTCATGCGTTTGTCTGGGGAGCTGAAGGGTAGGTTCCGTGGAGGGGCTATGAGCGGCTTCGGGGGTGGCTTTCGGCGGAGCCTAGTCCTAGTTCCGAGTGGACTGAGTGCGATCCTTATCGAGCTGATAAGAACCAGATCTGATAGGTATCATGCAGGGTCGACTAGCGAGATCGTGAGAGACGTGAGGGttgacgacattgaggGTTGATGACGACGGGTGTTAGGAGGAAGAGGTAATGGAAGATAAAAGTCCCTGTGCCGGCTGTAGCCATCATCTGGTCAAATATTCAACTCTGGGGGATTCTTTGGCAGTTTCAACCAGCTGCAGACACTATAAGTAGGGCCGAAGATGTCATAGCAGACAAAAATGAGACATAAAAATGGCATAAAAAGAGCAATGTATGGTAGTCCTGTCGCCTTATTGCATAAACAGCAGTAAGTCTCGGTCTcgtgtactgtacaacaCTACAAGAGCCTGATCCACCGTCTACCGCCCAGTCCGAGACTCTGTAAACACGTCTAGAAGACGCTGCCAATACGATTCGGCACATTTGTGACTTTCCAATGGTTCGCTAGTGATACGTCATCTACTGGTCAGGATTTCCGTTCTAAGGCTACAAatacggtacttgtactggaaTAGTTAGCTAATTGATGCGACGGAGACGCTGATTTTGATGTCTGCCGATAGACCATCTTGGACATGTAGTCTAGCGTTGAAGAGTGAGTGAGTCTGTGTGTTCTAGTCGCTGGTATTCGAGGGACGTTTAAGTACTTATGTACTGTCCTCGATCATGGACTGAATGATAGTGAGGCGCGGATTACCATCAGCCtctgaaggagatggaaagTTTGGCTGGAGCAACTGGACTCCGCCTAATGTAGCCCTCGTTGTCCAAGACATAAACGATGTTAGGGGACTCTAGAGGtctggtacagtaccccAGCTCTGATTTGATATCTCCGTGCTCTCCAGGGGCCGAAATCTCGTGCTAATAACGAGGCAGCACTGTCTCCAAAAGATGTGCCAAGCGAACAATCCTGACTGATGTCAGGTTCTGGACTCGGCTAGCATAGATGGACATACCCTGTCCATTGTAGTGAGCATCGCTTTGT
Encoded here:
- a CDS encoding uncharacterized protein (Converted to coding from non-coding YALI0C10560g, similar to uniprot|Q96WT5 Aspergillus oryzae Maltose permease frameshift), yielding MANSFPGWSTHWPNHGSSGVCHLTDKYGCKKVKLIPLILLSAVVFLVFFATNKSMLCAGWTISGLIWGVFNTMTPTYVPEICPVSLRSTFAAAINLSWVIGQLLAIAVITGPEPKPNDWPYPIPMAMQWVFPAVLIPIILFMSESSWWTLKQDDEQGSRKTLEQVVDKMSTLTPTSSKCGRQSRRKTTRESFPTASEEPISDEQKSVVSATHSSLCVDCTCCPTLPTF
- a CDS encoding uncharacterized protein (Compare to YALI0C10604g, similar to uniprot|Q96UB1 Neurospora crassa Trimethyllysine dioxygenase), producing MSFNQDTTTFDSIGSFHNIWLRDNCRCQEHYHPLTKQRLQNTFAIPEDVQPSKVALNGDNWDVTWKHDGHVSSYPVDWLNRHNYSKPKTQTKTGPAQLDTQVRKKYWLAADIEADKPTVKFEDVMKTDKGLAEWSKKIYADGFCFVSGVPATPEDTEKLCERLAHIKHTHYGGFWDFTADLAMNDTAYTNFHLASHTDGTYWTDTPGLQLFHCLHHDGKGGENMLVDGFRAAQEFKKLNPEGYELLSRVRIPAHSAGEDSVCITPEVPQPVFTHDPITGELQQVRWNNDDRSVMDTWDSPEDVPKFYKAIRQWNGILTDPKFEYVCKLVAGECLIFDNWRVLHGRKGFVGNRRMCGAYHARDDFLSTFRLTNFGREKVLSDL
- a CDS encoding uncharacterized protein (Compare to YALI0C10538g, no similarity), whose protein sequence is MKSTLLRSQEAWNQMVSWYRFTASRNLESSRQKDHLDHALDELPSFLRASGFNRTGKCPSSCRLLRGTTDVGNGSVPDLVELPSRVDSHGHKLQCLRAWPGHLPQLGSGDLPNPTLYVGNPMCTRSLVWCSLVFLGVPWCSLVTSCSLVFLHALGAPWCFFLLPGPTRDCSLVIVSAWPDKRCPRSESGDQAEVWPKLLYHRGHWVHT